GGCAGGGAGCTTCCAGATGCTCATGAGCCCCTCCAGTAACAAAGAACTTGCTCTTTTCCTCACGAGACAGCCTTGTTCCTGGTACTTTAGCTCCtattcttgtatatttttaagtaaagccTTTCTCATGCCAGACACTAAGGTAATTCAGAACAAAGAGAGGTGAGGGGTGTAGAGTTATTCTGGGCAAGTCATCTGGAAAAGGCTGAGTCTCTCCTTGTCATTTCCAGAGATGAATGAATCAGAAGAAAATACCAGAGTATAGCAGGAGAGGGTTCACAGAAGAGAGGTGTAAGAGTCTCTAGCCACTCACCTGCACCACGGAGAGGGTTCCACACCCATGccacccacctcccagcccaCAACCTAGAGATCATTCAACCAGACACAAGTGTTATGGGCTCCTTTGAACGCTGGTGATGGTAACCCACCTCCTGCCTTAATCATTTCCCAGTGTCCTGCGACCTTCCCATCCTGGACATTTTTCATGGGATCTAACTCAAATATTAGGGAGAGGCCCAGAAAGTGAGGATCCCAAAGCCCTTACCTTTACCTTGACCTCTTTCCTGGAATCTGGGCATACTGAGATTAACATAAAATATTCCAACCTCGTTTTCCCCATCTGTGCAAACAGGGCTGAGACAAGGGGAGCTTTTGGTCATTGTGCTGGTAGCTACaaggagaaagtaaaaatgacacatttttgAGTAGCAGCTTAGGGGCTGAGGACACTTGATTCAGTTATCAAAAGactgagcagaaaaagaaaagaagggagggagggggagaaagcaAGGCTATCCCATTTATATCTGGATTATTCATCTCTCAATTTTCTCCACTCCAAAACAGAACCTTACCTAGATATATGGACCTGTGTCTTCTGAGTAGCCTTGCTCATGCATTTTGCACAGCAACATATACAGACACGCACAATCACATGCCCAGCCAAACATAATATTCTCATTCACAGAAAGGAACAGTTTTACATATACCATTTCACAAAGTCCCCCCACTCTCTGTCCCTAACCCTTCAGCCACCACCAAAACTAAAATACCCTCTGGATATGCTTGGGCCCAGGCTGGATGGTGGAAACTCAGGGAAGGAGATAGCACAGAAGAGAAGGTAGGAAATACATGGAGGAAAGGATGATGAGGTAGAAAAGGACAGGATGATCTGTTCAATATCACAGTAACAGCCACAGTTAGCACTGGAATGAAAAACCAGTCATCCTGGTCCAGATTCCTTCTCCAGATAACATTAGAAGACCTGACCCTTTCTCTTCTtgcctctttctctctgggtTTGGATAGTTGATGCAAGGGATTGCAAGAAATATTTCAGCTTAAGGTTAGGGATACAAATGGTCTATCTCCAGAGGGTCCAATTATTTCCACTATCTATGTCCCACCTATCAACCAGAACACAGTCACATCCTATTAGAAAGCAGTATAGAAAGCTCTCTCTCCACTCTTTTCTACTCTGTCCTATGTCTATTTCTGATTCTTGTTctcaactttttttccttttcctcctcatctCCTCTCCCTCTAAGTGTCCGCtttctgaatttttctatttaatctCCTCTCTTTCTCAGTTTCTGGCTAGGTAGTGgataagagaaaaatgagaaggcACATGTATATGAGGGAAGATCAGGGGATAGAGAGAGAGTGAGTAGTGGACAACGATGGGGAGGACACGTGGAGAAGGTCAATACTATCATTTGACCAAACTTGGTCTCTGTATTTGCTTACAGTGAATTATTCTGTTTCCAAgtaattaaaatttactttttatcgTCTCTCTTTTGGATGTATCTTTGATTTTTATGAGAGACTATGCTTTGTATGCAATTGTCTCTCAATAACCATATCAGATCACATTTTATGGCCAAACTGGCCTGACACCTATCACTGACCAATTGTGCATGACTTCACCTGTTTTCTAGCAGCATCCATACAGGACACTAAAGGCAAGCACAGGATCCTAGTATTAATATTACTCAGGCAGTGTCGTGGCTATAACAGTATACAAGAGACCCAGCCCCTCAACATGTGCTTTGCTGTTCCTGGTCTGAACCCAGGTTTTGGGCCTCATTTGTGAGTAATCATAGGCTCAATGGTTTGAAAAATCCATCCAagatctccccattttcccttctgtttccttCAGTCCTGAGGTTCCCATCTTGAAAAGTAACCACATCTGATTCATTTGATCATTACATTACCCTGATATTGTCACATAGGCAGAtgatttagaagaaaatagatGAATATAGGTAGAGTATAGGCAGAAGATGATTCacaggcagaaaaaaagaaagctgtaaGTCTCTAGCCACTCGTCTTCACCATAGAGAGAGTTCTGCAGCCATGCCACTCACCCTACACCCCTACCCCAGACATCACTGAGTCAGACACAAGTGGAAAGGGCTCCTTTGAACCTTGGGAATGATAACTTCACCTCCTGCCTTGCACCATTTCCCACTGCTCTCCAATCTTCTCATCCTGGATGTTTTTCATGAGATCTAACTCAAACATTTCCTGCTGTCATTTCTGTTTCAGCCACAGCATAAGGATGCATCCCAACTCCTTCATCTCTCAGAGTCTCTTAGAGTTCAGCTCAAGACAGTAAGCTCTTCTCTACCTACCCTACCTTGACCTACTCATGCAATTCACAAACCATAGCCATCAGAAcccagcctccttcctgctcATGGGAATTCCTGGCCTGGAGGCATCCCACTTTTGGATTGCATTTCCTTTCTGCTCCATGTATGCCCTGGCAGTGCTCGGCAACATGGCAGTGCTGCTGGTGGTGCACTCAGAGCCTGCACTGCACCAGCCCATGTACCTGTTCCTGTGCATGCTCTCCATCATTGACCTGGTGCTCTGCACCTCCACTGTGCCCAAGCTCCTTGCGCTCTTTTGGGCAAACGCTGCTGAGATCGCCTTTGGGGCCTGTGCTACCCAGATGTTCTTTATCCATGGCTTCTCAGCTGCAGAATCTGGTATCCTGCTAGCAATGGCCTTTGACCGCTACTTGGCCATCTGCCGGCCACTGTACTATGGATCATTGCTACCCCCAGAGGCTGTAGGCAAGCTGGGGGCTGCTGCTGTGTTTCGTGGCTTGGGACTCATGACCCCCCTCACCTGCTTACTGGCAAGACTGAGCTACTGTAGCCGAGTGGTGGCCCACTCCTACTGTGAGCACATGGCTGTGGTAAAGCTGGCTTGTGGGGGCACACAGCCAAACAACATCTACGGCATCACCGCTGCCACGCTGGTGGTGGGCACTGACTCTATCTGCATTGCTATCTCCTATGCACTCATCCTCCGGGCTGTGTTAGGCCTCTCCTCCAAGGAGGCAAGGGCTAAGACCTTTGGCACTTGTGGCTCCCACCTGGGCGTCATCCTTCTCTTCTATGCACCGGGACTCTTCTCATTCTACACTCAGCGCTTTGGCCAGCATGTGCCCCGGCACATCCACATCCTCTTGGCTGACCTCTACCTTGTCATGCCACCCATGCTCAACCCCATCATCTACGGCATGAAGACCAAGCAGATCCGGGATGGGGCCTTCCGACTGCTGAAGCGGGGTGTTGTTCAGTCATAACGTCTCCAACTCCATCCTGGGACCCTATCCTATTCTCCCCTTAGCCCTTGGGAAATGTCTGGGATACCAGTTGCTCCTAGCATGACGGAGAGACAGAAACCCACACTCAATGGTATCCTTACTTTGATAAGGAGGCATAGCACATGTGGGATGGGAGAAGAGCCATCAGATGTAACCACATCTACATCACAAGTGGGAAACGATGCTCGAGCAGCCCCTGTCCAATAGGGAATGTGGTTACCAAGCAGATGATGGCCCCCCAAGGAATCCCACTCTGCTGTTCTGACATggctcctgccctccaggagaCCTTGATAAAGTGAGAAAGATATGACTAGTGGTCTGACAAGGAAAAATAACCCTCATCCACAGTCAGGTGTTCCTGCTCTAGTAGGGATACACGGGGACCTTCCTCAGGGAGCGCTAAGTCTGATGGGAGAAACACGCAGAGAGTTACAGAGGCAGAGAGACTCAGCAGTCAGCAATGGGCCAGAGGGACAACAACAGCAAATAAGAACCATAGGCAAACTGTCTATGGTACACAGGACTAAGCAACACTATTATTGCCAATTTAGGAAGGTTCTCTGAagctgagagtttttattttttcatcaagcGTGCACTATGGGCCAAATATTTTGCTAAAATCTAGGGGTATGGACTTGATTAGGTCAAAAGTCCCCCTCTCATGGTGACTGCTCACTGTTATAGGAAACATACATACAAGGAGAGAGCAGGTAAACCAAATTAAACTAAATGATTATGGTAACCAGAGGGATTGTGGGTACTAAGTTAGGACACCTAACTTGCTTGGGGGAAATGCAGTCCCAGGGCCCACCTCATTTCACCCCACCTCTGCATGGATAGGAAAGGCCACTTCTTTAGAAACCTTTGACCATGCCAGGTGTGAGGTGTGGGAACAAGGTCTCAGCCTGGATGATGTCAAGTCTGAACATCCCTagtctttctttttgttctgtaGGAGTGGCCCTGTGGAGCTGCTGCTAAGCCTCAAAAGTTTAAGGAAGAGACCAGGACCCTTTCTTGGATAGAAAATAGATAAGGCAATTCAGTGGGACTGCCTGAGCAGGTTCACAAAAATGAAAGTGATGGCTGCAACTAGAAAGCTCCTTAGGCTCCGGGGTTTTCAGGAGCTCTGGTTCTGCCTCCCTGCTCAGAATCAGCAGGCAGATTGATAGGTATCTGACTCCCTGGTAAAGCATATTAATAAACTAGGGAAGAGCTTACACAGGAGAACCTCTCTAGCAGGCTCAGGATAATATAAGCCACCAGAACGTCATCCAGTAGCAGCAATTAGCTCAACACTGCAGTGCACCAAGGGGATATATATCATCTTACTGTAGTCTCATAACCATCTGACGAGGGACATATAATTAACTGCTCTCACTTTTTAGAGCCAGAGGTGGAAGATTAGGAAGGTAGTAACTTGTCCAAGAAGCAAGCAAGTATCAGAGCCAGAAATCAAACTCAAATCTAATTCTAAATTCCTTGCTTTTCACTCTTTACCAGGTGAGTTCTTATAAATCTAGGCCCCATGACCAAGAATCTAATAAGGCTTAACCTAGGAGTGAGGGGATAATTCTTTCCCTAAATCACTGGCGTTTCTGAAAACATGCCAAACAGTATTCTAGGGTCTTGGAGATGTAATGGTGATTCAGGAAGCTAAATCTCTGACAACTTGAATATGAGACCTCAGCAAAATCCCCCCATGTACTCTCAGTGACTCTCGTGTTACCATAATAATTCTTCCTTCACTCCAGGGCTCAGCATACATGAAATTAGTAGTTTTAATTTGCCCACAGACAACCCAGGTTGCCAAACAATTAGAGACCTTAAATTGGCCAATAAATTCTAATCTCTAGAATATTTAATGCAAACTGTGAGGGAAGTCAAGAAAATCAGCTGCATCCTGTTTGGGACTACATTGGTTatgattggatttattttttccaaactatcctttttttaatgaggtataaCATACCTGAATGAAGTACATGTATTAAGTGTATATGTACTTCATTCAGGTATGTTATACCTCATTAAGTCTGATGATTTCTGACCAATGTATACATCAGTATAACCACCACATTAATCAAGATACATAATGTTTTCATaatcccagaaagttcccttgtgctTCTTCCAGGCAATACCCTTGCTCTCCCACTGAAACAACTGTTTGATTTTGATTACTTTGTATCAAACTTACTGTTCTAGAAGTCCTTATAAGTGGAATAATACAATGTATTCTTGGTTCAACATAATGTTTTCTGAGATTCATTTGTGttgttaattcctttttattgctaagaaaTATTCCCCTGTGTGAATATACCAAAGCTTAGCTACTTACTTTTGGACACCTGGGTTATATCCtatttttgactattatgaataaagctgctatgactATTTCTTAACCCAGGAGAGGAAATTCTAGGTTAAAAGGTAGGTGTATTGGATGGGATGAAATAGGGCATTGGGATTAAGAGATATGAACTatgatgtacaaaataaataaccaagaaggatatattatacagcatgAGAAGGTATAGCaataattttgtaataactttaaattgagtataatctataaaaatattgaatcactctgttgtgcACCTaaagctaatataatattgtaaatcaactatatgtcgataaaaaataaacataggtGTATGTTTAATAAAACCTGCCAAATGGTGAGGTCTCTTTCCATGAATGAATTTTATTCATGGCCAGTGCTTTGTTTTATAGatttagcttttaattttagGTCTATGTTCCAACACAAATAACCACTGTACATGATGTAAagtagaaattaacatttattttttcatatatggatatccagttttaaCAGAATTATTTGTCTAAAggcattcttttccaaattgaaaTTCCTTGgcaactttgtcaaaaatcagtcaGCTCTTTATGTATGGATATATttctagattttctttctttctttctttctttctttctttctttctttctttctttctttctttctttctttttttttcacagctcTGAAAAAAGCATTTGGGTTAAGTGGAAAGACCCTTACTCAGCAAGTTTACTTGGAGCTAGTGTACTTGGGGACAGCCGTGGTGCCCTTGGTCATGGCGTGCTTGGCCAGCTCCCTGGGCAGCAGCAGGCACATGGCCATCTGGATCTCCCCGGAAGCAATAATTGAATCCTTATTGTAAGAGGCCAAGAGCAACACCTCACCTGCAATATGCTTGAAGATGTCAGTCACAAAGAAATTCATGATGCTAATGGCTTTGATACCATTGTCTGGATGAACTTGCTTCAGCACTTCATAGATGTAAATTGAATAGCTCACTTTTCGGCATCTCTTgcactctttcccttcctttttctgaGTTTTAGTTACAGCTTTGTTGAACCCTTTCTTGGAAATGGTAGGGCCCTTCAAAGACAGCTCGGCATGGTTAGTGGTAGCTCTATAGAGTTACAGCTCTGATAGCTCCAATCCACACCACATAAGAGAAGATCTCATTAATCTCTTTAAGTAATGAAATCAAATATATCAAGTATATCAATACTATACTGTTATATTAATGATAACTTTATAATGAGTCTCAAAATGACATAGTGTAAGTCATCCAGCTCTGTACTTCCACAATGGTTCTGGTTATTCTATGTCCTTTGCATTCCTACATATATTTTAGAATCCATTCTTTAATTTCTGTAAAAATTATTGCTGTCGttttgattatatgatttttatttctttctctgatctTAATGTACTGGCTAGGACCTCCAACACAATGTTCAAAAGAGTTAGTAAGGAAACATCTTTGCCTTGATTCTGATCCCAGGAGGAAAGCGTTCAATCTTTCATCATGaagtatgatgttaactataggtttttcatagtattctttaccaattattgaaaatttttatcCAGATGTTGTTGAATTTGGTCAAATCACTTTTCTTCATACAGTTAGGTAATCAcataatttttctccttcattctgttaataggGTATACTGTATTGActtacttttaaatgttaaacggccttgcattcctgggataaacttcACTTAGTCATGATGTATTATCATAGTTGtatattgctggattcaatttgctaatattttgataaGAAAAATTATGTCAATGTTCATAAtggttatttatcttataattttctttcttgtgattttCTTATCAGGTTTTTATATCAGGGTTTTGCTTACCTCACAAAACATATtggacagaatgggagaaaatatttgtcaacatagcaactgacaaagggttaatctccaaaatatataagcagttcattcagcttaatacaaaaaagcaaataagccaatccacagatgggcagaagacctgaatagacatttctccaaagaagacatgcagatggctaacaaacacatgaaaagaggctcaacatcactaattattagagaaatgcaagtcaaagccacagtgaggtatcacctcacactggtcagaatggctatcatcaaaacatctagaaacaataaatgctggagagggtgcagagaaaagggaaccttcctgcactgttggtgggaatgcaaattggtacagccactatggaaaacagtatggaggttccttaaaaaactaaaaacagaactaccatatgacccagcaatcccactcctgggcatataccctgagaaaaccataatccaaaaagatatatgtaccacaatgttcaatgcagcactatttacaatagccaggacatggaagcaacctaaatgcccatcaacagatgaatggataaagaagatgtgacacagaTATACaatgaaagtatatatatactcagccataaaaaggaatgaaattgagttatttgtagtgaggtggatggacctagagtctgtcatacagagcgaagtaagccagaaagagaaaaacaaatactgtatgctaactcatatatatggaatctgaaaaaaaatggtactgatgaacccagtggcagggcaagaataaagatgcagatgtagagaatggacttgaggacatggggtggggaggcgaaggggaagctgggacaaagtgaaagagtggcattgacgtatatacactaccaagtgtaaaatagatagctagtgggaagctactgcataacacagggagatcaacttgatgatgggtgatgacatagagggctgggatagggaagctgggagggagtcatgggagggagggaatattgggatatacgtgtagatgcagctgattcactttcttgtacagcaaaaactggcacaacagtgtaaagcaattatattccaataaagggcttaaaaaatataaaaaagactgTTTAACAACCAAtaaggcacacacaaaaaaaacatatTGGAAAGTATTCCTTACAGCTCTATTTTTAGCAAAGGttcttaatatttattgtatttgttcCTTAAATATGTGATAGAATTCCACaggaaaaatctgtattttacattcaatttttaatgaatatagatTTCTATTTTCACAAACTTTCCATTTCCTCTAAATTGCCAAAATAATATAGTTGTCAAAATAATATACTAGTATattataaaattgtttataaCTTCCCCTTATTATTCTTTCAATTCTGTAGGACTtgtcactttttatttctgatataggttatttgtgtgtgtttgtcctATTCTGTCATGCTGGTGGAGGAGATAGatgtatcaattttattaatttttagacCCAAGTTGTAGCTTTGTTGATTGTTCTCCATTGTTTGTTGCTCTTGTCTTTCTAGCTGCTTAAAGTAGAAGCTTAAGCCATTAGCATTGCTTTAGCTGTATCCCATATATTTTGATATGTGGTGCTAAAATAGCTTGTATTACTATCtaattttccttatgatttttttgtgaCCCATGAGTTATTTTCAGCATTTTGCTTGATTTTCAAGGTTTAATAATTTTCTGTGCATATTATtgctattaatttctaatttaattccattgtgattggaaatatgcatttttaatttcaatatttcaaaatgtattcagacttgttttatggccctgATATGGTCTATCTTTGTGAATATTCCCTGTGCACTTCAAATTAACGTGTTTCTGCATGTTTGgggaaaattgttttattattatcagTTAGGTCAAGTTGATCAATAGTGTTGTTCAactttacagattttttaaatctggCTCTTATCAATTACTGAAAGAATTGTTAAAATCTCTAACTACAATTGTGAATTTgtctgcttttcattttaattctatcaaattttgctttgtgtattttgaagttctgttattaagtgcatacacatttagaatTTCTATATATTCATGATGGATTGAAACTTTTCACATTAGAAAATGGTCCTTTTCATTCTCTGTAATATTCTGCTTTTTCAGTCAATTTCAGGTTTTGTTAAGACAAgtctatttcatttttacttatattCTAAGATCATAGCCCTTAGTATTTGAATGTATTTGCTTTTAGCCTTTCTAGGGTTTTAACCAGAGACTGAGATGTCACCAATTCCTCCCAACTTAGTGAAACTTGTGTCAAATTCTGTCTCCCTAATACCAGGAAATTGCTGAAAGCAGGCATGCTACTCTAAATAAAGATACTATTCAGTGACTTTCTAAGTTGCAATCTCAATGACCTTGTAATACAGGAAGAATTACACCTGGTGGCCAGGATCATTGCACtctctcctttcattcttttccagcTGATCCGTCATAACATGCACTGCTCTATTGTCTCATCTTCTTCTCAGACCCACCAGTTTCCCTCACCTGAGGGTCAGCTTTCTGGTCCTCTTGGTCCCTTTGTCCTTTCTGACACCCACTCTTTAAGCGTTTTCCCAGTAAAATTAGGAGTCCAAACTTTCTCACTACAtcacttttttctattttgtaaatccAATAGGCCAGGGCCTAGCATTGTGTCCTATTTAGATGAGTGATTATATGGGCTTAAACAAGTTACTTCTTGTTAAAAAATGCTTTGAAGCAAGGAGTGACAGTAAGAT
The genomic region above belongs to Hippopotamus amphibius kiboko isolate mHipAmp2 chromosome 9, mHipAmp2.hap2, whole genome shotgun sequence and contains:
- the LOC130829507 gene encoding olfactory receptor 52P1-like, encoding MQFTNHSHQNPASFLLMGIPGLEASHFWIAFPFCSMYALAVLGNMAVLLVVHSEPALHQPMYLFLCMLSIIDLVLCTSTVPKLLALFWANAAEIAFGACATQMFFIHGFSAAESGILLAMAFDRYLAICRPLYYGSLLPPEAVGKLGAAAVFRGLGLMTPLTCLLARLSYCSRVVAHSYCEHMAVVKLACGGTQPNNIYGITAATLVVGTDSICIAISYALILRAVLGLSSKEARAKTFGTCGSHLGVILLFYAPGLFSFYTQRFGQHVPRHIHILLADLYLVMPPMLNPIIYGMKTKQIRDGAFRLLKRGVVQS
- the LOC130860855 gene encoding histone H2B type 1-A-like, producing the protein MTDQLEKNERRECNDPGHQVATTNHAELSLKGPTISKKGFNKAVTKTQKKEGKECKRCRKVSYSIYIYEVLKQVHPDNGIKAISIMNFFVTDIFKHIAGEVLLLASYNKDSIIASGEIQMAMCLLLPRELAKHAMTKGTTAVPKYTSSK